One Helianthus annuus cultivar XRQ/B chromosome 12, HanXRQr2.0-SUNRISE, whole genome shotgun sequence genomic region harbors:
- the LOC110907684 gene encoding uncharacterized protein LOC110907684: MRKKSLTQDVILHWGFTRRKNMNMMCCLLCYADNDSHSHLFFECKFSSQVWSIIRQKVGMDNVNHNWENIVSCLLVHAKSKSAANYVSRILVAATAYFIWQERNARLFKNQLRPPETICAIIFNTVRYKLMGVKLKKTDNVRRLLGEWEIRDKDIMDDGG; encoded by the coding sequence ATGAGGAAGAAATCGCTGACACAAGATGTTATTCTTCATTGGGGTTTCACGAGAAGGAAGAATATGAATATGATGTGCTGCTTATTATGCTACGCGGATAATGATTCTCACAGTCATCTATTCTTCGAGTGCAAGTTCTCTTCTCAAGTTTGGAGTATCATTAGACAAAAGGTGGGAATGGATAATGTTAATCATAATTGGGAGAATATTGTGAGCTGTTTGCTGGTGCATGCGAAATCCAAATCGGCCGCTAATTATGTTAGCAGAATTCTAGTGGCGGCGACTGCTTATTTCATCTGGCAGGAACGGAATGCTCGTCTTTTCAAAAACCAACTGAGACCTCCAGAGACTATCTGTGCGATCATCTTTAATACGGTTCGGTACAAGCTCATGGGAGTGAAGCTGAAGAAGACGGATAATGTGCGCAGGCTTCTAGGTGAATGGGAGATTCGGGACAAGGACATCATGGACGATGGCGGCTGA